A window of Herpetosiphonaceae bacterium contains these coding sequences:
- the tilS gene encoding tRNA lysidine(34) synthetase TilS: MATLLEQVSAFSDRYALLGTGATVVVAVSGGPDSLCLLHLLHGLAPERKLRLHVAHLDHQLRPDSAADAEFVARTAAAWRLPVTLGREDVAAIARERRTGIEATARAVRLRFLVETAQTVGAETIALGHTADDQAETVLLRLLRGAGPSGLGAMRPRRTADVDLLQPEQPPIALVRPLLETTRAQVEAHCAEHHLEPRYDSSNQLPIYLRNRVRDHIIPLLKTYNPSIVATLGRTARVCAEEDDLLNELVERAWQDVAQLQADGILLDRQHFMQLHRALQRRLLRKAAQLLAAQAELEARHIDLILAAIVDGRRRVQLPQKLWLHIRRTTLWLSAETGA; encoded by the coding sequence ATGGCAACGCTTCTTGAGCAGGTCAGCGCTTTCAGCGATCGGTATGCGCTGCTGGGCACGGGCGCGACCGTCGTCGTGGCGGTTTCGGGCGGGCCGGACTCGCTGTGTCTGCTGCATCTGCTGCACGGGCTCGCGCCGGAGCGGAAGCTGCGGCTGCATGTCGCCCATCTGGATCATCAGCTCCGTCCAGACTCCGCCGCCGATGCCGAGTTTGTCGCGCGCACTGCCGCCGCGTGGCGCTTGCCGGTAACGCTTGGCCGTGAAGATGTCGCGGCTATCGCCCGTGAGCGGCGCACAGGTATCGAAGCTACCGCGCGTGCCGTACGCTTGCGCTTCCTGGTCGAGACAGCGCAGACGGTCGGAGCGGAGACGATCGCGCTGGGGCACACCGCCGACGACCAGGCCGAAACCGTGCTGCTGCGGCTGCTGCGCGGCGCGGGTCCGAGTGGACTCGGCGCGATGCGGCCCAGGCGCACCGCCGATGTCGACCTGCTGCAACCGGAGCAGCCGCCGATCGCGCTGGTTCGACCGCTGCTCGAAACGACTCGCGCGCAGGTCGAGGCACACTGTGCCGAGCATCATCTTGAGCCGCGCTACGATTCCTCGAACCAATTGCCGATCTACCTGCGGAATCGTGTTCGGGATCACATTATTCCGCTGTTAAAAACGTATAATCCTAGTATTGTGGCGACACTAGGGCGTACAGCACGGGTATGCGCCGAAGAGGACGATCTGCTGAACGAGCTGGTGGAGCGCGCCTGGCAGGATGTAGCCCAGCTACAGGCCGATGGCATCCTGCTCGACCGACAGCACTTTATGCAGTTGCACCGGGCCTTGCAGCGCAGGCTGCTCCGTAAGGCGGCGCAGCTTCTCGCAGCGCAGGCCGAGCTTGAGGCCAGGCACATCGACCTGATCCTGGCGGCGATCGTCGATGGACGGCGGCGGGTTCAACTCCCGCAGAAGCTCTGGCTACACATTCGACGTACCACGCTATGGCTCAGCGCCGAGACGGGCGCTTGA
- the thpR gene encoding RNA 2',3'-cyclic phosphodiesterase yields the protein MDHHLRLFIAIDLPHDVKQLLHDLQAQLRRQTQAVRWSDPQGTHLTLKFLGGTRAALVPAIIEELERAAAGHRPFTLRTDALGLFPNPKRPRVVWLGVTGDLAALEQVQADVERRIAPLGFPTEQRRFSPHLTLGRSPKDPTPDALASMSRAVAQTSVLQKIAFAVDQIVLMRSELRPEGARYTPVAHARLDASA from the coding sequence ATGGATCACCACCTACGTCTCTTTATCGCGATCGATCTGCCGCACGATGTTAAGCAGTTGCTACACGATCTGCAAGCGCAGCTCAGGCGGCAGACCCAGGCCGTACGCTGGAGCGATCCGCAGGGTACGCACCTGACCTTGAAGTTTCTCGGCGGCACGCGCGCCGCGCTGGTGCCTGCGATCATCGAGGAGCTGGAGCGCGCCGCTGCGGGCCACCGCCCCTTTACGCTGCGCACCGACGCGCTGGGCCTGTTTCCGAACCCGAAGCGACCGCGTGTGGTCTGGCTGGGCGTGACGGGCGATCTCGCGGCGCTTGAGCAGGTGCAGGCCGATGTCGAGCGACGGATCGCGCCGCTGGGCTTTCCAACCGAGCAGCGCCGTTTTAGCCCGCACCTGACGCTTGGCCGCAGCCCCAAAGATCCAACGCCCGACGCGCTTGCCTCGATGAGCCGCGCTGTGGCTCAGACCAGTGTACTACAGAAGATCGCATTTGCGGTCGACCAGATCGTGCTGATGCGATCCGAGCTGCGTCCGGAGGGCGCGCGCTACACGCCCGTGGCACATGCGCGGCTTGACGCCTCGGCCTAG
- the ftsH gene encoding ATP-dependent zinc metalloprotease FtsH, translated as MGDNRWLRNSFVYLIILVAALALIAQYINGTGTAGSQGLTFNQVIDGALKGDICRLVESADGSTLTYYTRQGGCDENAKPAGRVTKSDRTPVAEYLETVKSTELQKVLAQRAAGQDVPIPDFKEPELSTEKPPAWGGILSAFTVVLPMLLLIGFFVFFMRQAQGSNNQALSFGKSRARMFTGDKPTVTFADVAGQEEAKQDLTEVVEFLKFPDKFAQLGARIPRGVLMVGPPGTGKTLLSRAVAGEAGVPFFSISGSEFVEMFVGVGASRVRDLFDQAKRNAPCIIFIDEIDAVGRQRGAGLGGSHDEREQTLNQILVEMDGFDTNTNVIVIAATNRPDVLDPALVRPGRFDRQVILDAPDIRGRLDILKVHTKGKPLNEDVNMEAIAKVTPGASGADLANIVNEAAILAARRGKKRISMLDLEDATERMMLGGPERRSRVMTPEEKRLTAYHEAGHAIVGAAMPKANPVHKITIVPRGRAGGYTLFLPEDDQNYRTVQQFEAEMAYALGGRAAEELILVDYTTGAGSDIQAVTRTARAMVTRFGMSEKLGPIQLGEAQEMIFLGREISEQRNYSEETARQIDLEVKRLVDTAHERARIVLEQNTEVLHDLSNKLLEIETLGGEELREILSRVKRYDPSGNGRAAPLPSPQNSVVVAPGSTATEL; from the coding sequence ATGGGAGATAATCGCTGGCTGCGTAACAGCTTCGTCTATCTTATTATCCTGGTTGCAGCGCTGGCGTTGATCGCACAGTATATCAACGGTACGGGCACTGCCGGATCGCAAGGTCTGACGTTCAACCAGGTGATCGACGGAGCGCTGAAGGGCGACATCTGCCGACTGGTCGAGTCGGCGGACGGCAGCACGCTCACCTACTATACGCGCCAAGGTGGCTGCGATGAGAACGCCAAGCCCGCCGGTCGCGTCACCAAGAGCGACCGCACTCCTGTTGCAGAGTATCTGGAGACGGTCAAGAGCACCGAGCTACAGAAGGTTCTGGCGCAGCGGGCAGCAGGCCAGGATGTGCCGATTCCCGACTTCAAGGAGCCTGAGCTGAGCACCGAGAAGCCACCGGCGTGGGGCGGTATTCTGAGCGCCTTCACGGTGGTGCTGCCGATGCTGCTGCTGATCGGGTTCTTCGTCTTCTTTATGCGCCAGGCGCAAGGCTCGAACAACCAGGCGCTCAGCTTCGGCAAGAGCCGCGCGCGGATGTTCACGGGCGATAAGCCGACGGTGACATTTGCCGATGTGGCGGGCCAGGAAGAGGCCAAGCAAGATCTGACCGAGGTGGTCGAGTTCTTGAAGTTCCCCGATAAGTTCGCGCAGCTCGGCGCGCGTATTCCGCGCGGCGTGCTGATGGTTGGCCCTCCAGGCACCGGCAAGACGCTGCTTAGCCGCGCGGTTGCGGGCGAGGCGGGCGTGCCCTTCTTCTCGATCTCCGGCTCCGAGTTCGTCGAGATGTTCGTCGGCGTGGGCGCAAGCCGCGTGCGCGACCTGTTCGATCAGGCCAAGCGCAACGCGCCCTGTATCATCTTCATCGACGAGATCGACGCAGTGGGTCGGCAGCGCGGCGCGGGCCTGGGCGGCTCGCACGACGAGCGCGAGCAGACGCTCAACCAGATCCTAGTCGAGATGGACGGCTTCGACACCAACACCAACGTGATCGTGATCGCGGCGACCAACCGGCCCGACGTGCTCGATCCGGCGCTGGTGCGGCCCGGACGCTTCGACCGCCAGGTGATTCTGGACGCGCCGGATATTCGCGGGCGGCTGGATATTCTCAAGGTGCATACCAAGGGCAAGCCGCTCAACGAAGATGTCAACATGGAGGCGATCGCCAAGGTGACGCCGGGCGCTTCGGGCGCGGATCTGGCGAATATCGTCAACGAGGCGGCGATCCTCGCGGCGCGGCGCGGCAAGAAGCGCATCAGCATGCTCGATCTTGAGGATGCGACCGAGCGCATGATGCTGGGCGGTCCTGAGCGGCGCTCGCGGGTGATGACGCCTGAGGAGAAGCGGCTGACGGCGTATCACGAGGCCGGTCACGCGATCGTGGGCGCGGCAATGCCCAAGGCCAATCCGGTCCACAAGATCACGATCGTGCCGCGCGGACGGGCTGGCGGCTATACGCTGTTCCTGCCTGAGGACGATCAGAACTATCGCACGGTGCAGCAGTTCGAGGCCGAGATGGCCTACGCGCTGGGTGGTCGTGCCGCCGAGGAGCTGATCCTGGTGGACTACACCACGGGCGCGGGCAGCGACATCCAGGCCGTGACGCGCACGGCGCGCGCGATGGTGACGCGCTTCGGCATGAGCGAAAAGCTCGGCCCGATCCAGCTAGGCGAGGCGCAGGAGATGATCTTCCTGGGCCGCGAGATCTCGGAGCAGCGCAACTATTCCGAGGAGACGGCGCGCCAGATCGACCTCGAAGTGAAGCGGCTGGTCGATACCGCGCACGAGCGAGCCCGGATCGTGCTGGAGCAGAACACCGAGGTGCTGCACGATCTGTCGAACAAGCTGCTTGAGATCGAGACTTTGGGCGGCGAGGAGCTGCGCGAGATCTTGAGCCGCGTCAAGCGCTACGATCCGAGCGGCAACGGACGCGCCGCGCCGCTGCCATCGCCGCAGAACAGCGTCGTGGTTGCGCCGGGCAGCACCGCCACCGAGCTGTAA
- a CDS encoding cellulase family glycosylhydrolase, giving the protein MKKRSWRGRQLWVGLMLIGLLLPLLAACGGVAPVTPADRTTTAEPSAAPAATTDTTAPSDTPATPSETTPTESSAPSATSEPQNTPGTNTSNIPERLEFGTAAHLYYTDADRVMKLAEIAGFDWIRQQVPWKDTEVPDRTFGFQELDKVVDTVAAYKKKLLLSVAKSPDWATGRPGDNGLPQKKEDFGRFVEELAKRYKGKIHGIEVWNEQNLAVENGGRVAAEDAGRYVEMLKEAYTRIKAVDPSIVVVVGALSSTGVTEINTAVDDITYYKAMYTYNGGEIKNYMDAQGFHPATALNPPDALWPDEPGPGPGWQDSRTHYFRHIEDVRQVMVENGVGDKQIWITEMGWATKNNTPGYEYGNHVSLEQQAEYLEGALFRTKTQYQDFVGVVFIWNLNFAITSAQAGNEFHEQASFGILNPDWSPRPSFTAIQGFINAERRGNQ; this is encoded by the coding sequence GTGAAAAAACGATCATGGCGCGGCAGACAATTGTGGGTCGGCCTCATGCTGATCGGCCTGCTCCTGCCGCTGCTGGCAGCCTGCGGCGGAGTCGCTCCCGTAACGCCCGCCGATCGCACAACCACTGCCGAGCCGTCAGCAGCTCCGGCAGCCACGACAGATACAACAGCGCCGTCGGACACGCCAGCGACGCCATCAGAGACAACCCCTACTGAATCATCTGCTCCTTCAGCCACAAGCGAGCCTCAGAATACGCCGGGTACAAATACATCTAATATTCCCGAACGTCTGGAGTTCGGCACTGCGGCGCATCTGTACTACACCGATGCCGACCGCGTGATGAAGCTGGCGGAGATCGCGGGCTTCGATTGGATTCGGCAGCAGGTCCCGTGGAAAGATACCGAGGTGCCAGACCGGACCTTCGGCTTTCAAGAGCTTGATAAGGTGGTCGATACGGTGGCGGCCTACAAGAAAAAGCTGCTGCTGAGCGTTGCCAAATCGCCGGACTGGGCGACTGGCCGACCAGGCGATAACGGCCTGCCCCAGAAGAAAGAAGATTTTGGACGCTTCGTGGAAGAGCTGGCGAAGCGCTACAAGGGCAAGATCCACGGGATCGAGGTCTGGAACGAGCAAAACCTGGCGGTTGAGAACGGCGGTCGCGTGGCGGCGGAAGACGCCGGGCGCTATGTCGAGATGCTGAAAGAAGCCTACACCCGCATCAAGGCCGTCGATCCGAGTATCGTCGTCGTGGTGGGCGCGCTCTCGTCGACGGGCGTCACCGAGATCAATACCGCCGTCGATGACATAACCTACTATAAGGCGATGTACACCTACAACGGCGGCGAGATCAAGAACTACATGGATGCGCAGGGCTTCCACCCGGCGACGGCGCTCAACCCGCCCGACGCGCTGTGGCCCGACGAGCCAGGCCCCGGCCCGGGCTGGCAGGACAGCCGCACGCACTATTTCCGCCACATCGAGGACGTGCGCCAGGTGATGGTCGAGAACGGCGTCGGCGACAAGCAGATCTGGATCACCGAGATGGGCTGGGCTACCAAGAACAACACGCCGGGCTATGAGTACGGCAACCACGTCTCGCTTGAGCAGCAGGCCGAGTACCTGGAGGGCGCGCTGTTCCGCACCAAGACGCAGTACCAGGATTTCGTGGGCGTTGTCTTTATCTGGAACCTGAACTTCGCGATCACGTCGGCGCAGGCCGGGAACGAGTTTCACGAGCAGGCATCGTTCGGCATCCTGAACCCCGACTGGAGTCCGCGTCCGTCATTCACCGCGATCCAGGGCTTTATCAACGCCGAGCGACGCGGCAACCAGTAG
- a CDS encoding TIGR00725 family protein produces the protein MITPLRIAVCGPGQADTPILALAEAVGLGLARSGAIVLCGGLGGVMEAVCRGARQAGGLTVGLLPSTDALAANPSVALPIVTGMGEARNAILIHSAEAVIAVGGGWGTLSEIALARRAGLTVVGLQSWAPSGAESLVEAVTTPEEAVERAVTAARQRRGSVGSAVYHIDISASNV, from the coding sequence TTGATAACACCACTCCGCATTGCAGTTTGTGGCCCCGGCCAGGCAGATACGCCGATACTGGCGCTTGCCGAAGCCGTCGGGCTTGGCCTGGCGCGCTCCGGCGCGATTGTGCTGTGCGGCGGCCTGGGTGGTGTGATGGAAGCGGTATGCCGGGGCGCGCGGCAAGCTGGCGGTCTTACCGTTGGTCTGCTTCCATCGACGGATGCACTCGCCGCAAATCCGTCGGTGGCGCTGCCGATTGTCACCGGAATGGGCGAGGCTCGGAATGCGATCCTGATCCACAGCGCCGAGGCGGTCATCGCCGTTGGCGGCGGCTGGGGCACGCTCTCCGAGATCGCGCTGGCCCGTCGAGCGGGCCTAACCGTTGTGGGCCTGCAAAGCTGGGCACCCAGCGGCGCAGAGTCGCTCGTCGAGGCCGTGACAACACCTGAGGAAGCGGTCGAGCGCGCGGTAACGGCAGCCCGTCAGCGACGTGGTAGCGTCGGTTCAGCGGTCTATCACATTGACATCAGCGCTTCAAACGTATAA
- a CDS encoding YebC/PmpR family DNA-binding transcriptional regulator: MSGHSKWHSIRRTKGVLDQKRGALFTKLAREITVAAREGGSGDPEMNFRLRLAVDKAKQNNMPSDNIQRAIDRGMGKGSEAAIDEIYYEGYAPGGVAIIVQAATDNRNRTAAEVRSTFTKGGGNLGESGSVSWMFENKGLITLEFPDGQKFDPDEVMLQAIDAGADDVEVDGNQVEVYTAFEDLNAVRTALQAQSLPITNVERLMKPTTPFTPDSETTAMQALRLMEKLEDLDDVQKVFSNLDVSEDLAEKFAESA, encoded by the coding sequence ATGTCAGGCCATTCCAAATGGCACTCTATTCGTCGCACAAAAGGCGTTCTCGATCAGAAGCGCGGCGCGCTCTTCACCAAGCTGGCGCGTGAAATAACGGTCGCGGCGCGTGAAGGCGGCAGCGGCGATCCCGAGATGAACTTTCGCCTGCGTCTGGCCGTGGACAAAGCCAAGCAGAACAACATGCCGAGCGATAACATCCAGCGCGCGATCGACCGGGGCATGGGCAAGGGCAGCGAAGCGGCGATCGACGAAATTTACTATGAAGGCTATGCGCCGGGCGGCGTGGCGATCATCGTGCAGGCGGCCACGGATAACCGCAACCGCACGGCTGCCGAAGTGCGCTCGACCTTTACCAAGGGCGGCGGCAACCTGGGCGAGAGCGGCTCAGTCTCGTGGATGTTCGAGAACAAAGGTCTGATCACGCTTGAGTTTCCCGACGGCCAGAAGTTCGATCCCGACGAGGTGATGTTACAGGCGATCGACGCGGGCGCGGATGATGTCGAGGTCGACGGCAATCAGGTGGAGGTCTATACCGCGTTTGAAGATCTCAACGCGGTGCGGACGGCGCTTCAGGCGCAGAGCTTGCCGATCACCAATGTCGAGCGGCTGATGAAGCCGACCACGCCGTTCACGCCCGACAGCGAGACGACCGCCATGCAGGCGCTACGGCTGATGGAAAAGCTCGAAGATCTGGACGATGTGCAAAAGGTCTTTTCTAATCTGGACGTGTCGGAAGACCTGGCCGAGAAGTTTGCCGAGTCGGCCTGA
- a CDS encoding M20/M25/M40 family metallo-hydrolase, whose translation MNHPASPEPEVLLNNLRLLCAQPSVSGQARGLAECADSVVAILRDVGLDCRLIPASGAPIVVGRYDASAERTLVIYGRYDVPPTGLRRSWTNEPFRPAIEDNKLYARGAVVKGELVARAAALQTLINQRLPMNVVVVVEGESLIGSPHLGAVQDTLGPCDLCLWSGGGFDGAGLPLLYTGVKGLLQVELQATTASTVLPPTYAATVHNPIWTLVLALSSIKSEFEEILIEGFYDEIVPPSRQALNAVQRLDVGDQARRDAWGVSQFLAGVSGAMLARTETFSPTCNISSLSVGGGSVPSIPQRASAELQFQLVHDLQPARLLELLKAHMETRGFTNLRVTQLPGAYGPVQSAELPFDAAQAAAPIYGQPAHVLPLAPFAAPAAVLAPDAPLISCGLERPTSSLFGPDEHVPLDDLTAHTRLLIELITRIAV comes from the coding sequence GTGAACCATCCCGCCAGCCCAGAGCCAGAGGTACTGCTCAACAACCTTCGACTCCTCTGCGCCCAGCCCTCCGTTTCGGGGCAGGCGCGCGGACTAGCCGAGTGCGCCGATAGCGTCGTCGCGATTCTACGCGATGTTGGCCTTGATTGTCGGCTGATTCCAGCGTCGGGAGCGCCGATCGTCGTCGGGCGCTACGATGCCAGCGCCGAGCGGACCCTGGTGATCTATGGGCGCTACGATGTTCCGCCGACCGGCCTGCGGCGGAGCTGGACCAACGAGCCGTTTCGTCCCGCGATCGAGGACAACAAGCTGTACGCCCGTGGCGCTGTCGTCAAAGGCGAGCTGGTCGCGCGGGCGGCGGCGCTCCAGACGTTGATCAACCAGCGCCTGCCGATGAACGTGGTGGTGGTGGTGGAAGGCGAGAGCCTGATCGGCAGCCCGCATCTCGGCGCGGTGCAGGATACGCTGGGGCCGTGCGATCTCTGCCTGTGGAGCGGCGGCGGCTTCGATGGCGCGGGATTGCCCTTGCTCTATACCGGCGTCAAAGGTCTGTTGCAGGTCGAGCTTCAGGCGACGACGGCCAGCACCGTGCTGCCTCCCACGTACGCCGCGACCGTACACAATCCGATCTGGACGCTCGTGCTGGCGCTCAGCAGCATCAAGAGCGAGTTCGAGGAGATCCTGATCGAGGGTTTTTACGACGAGATCGTGCCGCCGAGCCGCCAGGCGCTCAACGCCGTACAGCGCCTGGATGTCGGCGATCAGGCGCGGCGCGATGCCTGGGGCGTCAGCCAGTTTTTGGCCGGAGTCAGCGGCGCGATGCTGGCGCGGACCGAAACCTTCTCGCCAACCTGCAACATCAGCAGCCTGAGCGTCGGCGGCGGCAGCGTCCCATCGATTCCACAGCGTGCCAGCGCCGAGCTTCAATTTCAGCTCGTACACGATCTGCAACCGGCACGACTCCTGGAGCTTTTAAAGGCCCACATGGAGACGCGCGGCTTTACCAATCTGCGGGTGACACAGCTTCCCGGCGCGTACGGGCCGGTCCAATCGGCGGAGCTACCCTTCGATGCGGCGCAGGCTGCCGCGCCGATCTATGGACAACCGGCGCATGTGCTGCCGCTCGCGCCATTTGCCGCGCCCGCCGCAGTGCTCGCGCCGGACGCGCCGCTGATAAGCTGCGGGCTGGAGCGTCCGACCAGCTCGCTCTTCGGCCCCGACGAGCATGTGCCGCTGGACGATCTGACGGCGCATACCCGGCTGCTGATCGAGCTGATCACGCGCATCGCCGTTTGA
- the hpt gene encoding hypoxanthine phosphoribosyltransferase, with the protein MEHNQGNIHDEIAYVLLDHDRIQQRIRELAQQISRDYADVSELLLIGVLKGSIMFIVDLARSLQRHITLDFIAISSYGQATETSGVVRILKDLDTDIGGKHVLIVEDIVDSGLTLAYLRESLQRRNPASLRVCTLLNKPSRRRADVQIDYSGFDIPNEFVVGYGLDYAERYRNLPYVGVLHPEMYAQKQ; encoded by the coding sequence ATGGAGCATAATCAGGGAAACATCCACGACGAGATCGCCTATGTTTTGTTGGATCACGATCGCATCCAGCAGCGCATTCGTGAGCTTGCGCAGCAGATTAGCCGCGACTATGCCGATGTGAGCGAGCTCTTGCTCATCGGCGTGCTCAAAGGCTCGATTATGTTTATTGTGGACCTGGCACGCTCCTTGCAACGGCACATCACGCTGGACTTTATTGCGATCTCATCCTATGGACAGGCGACCGAGACAAGCGGTGTGGTGCGTATTCTCAAAGATCTCGACACCGACATCGGCGGCAAGCATGTGCTGATCGTCGAAGATATTGTCGATAGCGGCTTGACGCTGGCCTACCTGCGGGAAAGCTTGCAGCGCCGCAACCCTGCCAGTCTGCGCGTGTGTACGCTGCTGAACAAGCCCAGCCGACGCAGAGCCGATGTCCAGATCGATTACAGCGGATTTGATATTCCTAATGAATTTGTGGTTGGGTACGGCTTGGATTATGCCGAGCGTTACCGGAATTTACCGTATGTAGGCGTGCTGCATCCTGAGATGTACGCGCAAAAGCAGTAA